The Miscanthus floridulus cultivar M001 chromosome 6, ASM1932011v1, whole genome shotgun sequence genomic interval GACACAAAGAAGAATCCCATGTTTGTTGTCTCTGCCTCTCTGGATGAGGTTGTCATGAACAGGCGAGTGGTGGAACCGGAACATTGGTTGACGTCGAGAGCGACGTCATCTTGGCCTGTCAGCTTCCCACCCAGTCCAACGCGTTCACAGGTAACGGCAAAACCGGCCTGCTGTACAAGTGCGCAAGTACGTGTGCATCGCGTCATCCATCACTGTGAAATTGTAAATTGCTGTAGTACATTTCTTTCTCTGGTTGCTATCTAAAAATAAGCTCTTAACTAATACTTAAAAAGAAAGGTAGACGACCTTTCTTGCTTGTTCTATTCTGAGACCGAGTCCGCTAACCATTTTTTATTTGATTGTGCAGTACCAAACCAGCTCTGAGAGACTATTttagaaattttcaataggccTTGCGGTGCTAAATTCTTAGCTGTTGGACAGATGTGGCTATGCGATAAAAAGTTGTGGTTGTTAATATGTTTTCCCTGTAGCGGTGTTGCCCTATCTATAGGGGCTTTGAAAATTAAGGGACTGTTCCTGTTTACAGGAAGATCCTTAGAAGGATTTGAGAGcctatttggaacaaaggaatACAAAACAGAGGAACGAGAGAAAACGGAGGAAAAAGAAAGGAATAAAGTGGTAAAACAAATGAATAGAAAAACACAGGAAAATATGACAAGaggtgtttggaacgcaggaataaaAAACACATGAACGAGAATAAATTAGAACTAATTTGGTAGTTGTATGTGGGCTCTCTTGAATCAGTATGCCACTCAAACCAATCAGAATCGAACGTTGCAGGCTACTGCATCGGACTTCCGCGATGGAGAGGAAACCTGAGGTGTGAGTAGATTTTTGTTTTCCTATGAAATGAGCATCTGGGTACAGGATTCTAGAGGAAAGGGTTGGGtgattcctttgttccaaacatcAAATTTCCTGCCATTCCGTAGCAATGTGAATTCCTACAACTTTCCTTTGATTTTCCCGTGATCCAAACGGCCCCTGAAGTCCTTGCTTCTGAAAATCGTGGTCATGGTCCAGCGCTAGTTGATACTCTGCCTACCGGACCACCGTATGAACTTAACTCTAAACTTGCTGAACCGAGAAGAATTGCAACAAATTCTAGCAAGACTAACATGCTGACCCAAGAAAACATAGGAAGAGGCTTCTTATTTCTGAATGCTACAAACTAGGAAGCTAACTACCCACCGGTTGAAGCACAAGAgtttgaaaggaccttgatgtcgcctagagaGGAGTTtgaataggtgtttctgaaaTTCATTCTCCCAACGGATTAAATAGTCGGAAGTACCAATGCGGATCGGAACTTTCGATGCACGTCAGAAGTTAGCGTCAGAACTTCCGATGTTGTCAGTATGAAACAACATCACTTTATTTTGTGGCAGGAGATTTTTTAGATAAGGAAACAAAGTTCCAGCCTCTACTATCCGCTGATGGTACACAGGTGATAGTCAGGATAGAGACTAAAGCCATAAGGCTTGCACAACCATAAGAAAAAAATAAGGTTCAGCCCAGCTAGTGAGCGCAGAAAACAAAGAAAAGAACTAATTCTCAATCTGATTCCTGAAGTTCCAACCAAACTTCACAAAGATGGCCAAAATCAAAGTCTTCCAGCTTCTGCACCCCTTCTAGAATAACGGTCGCTCCTCCTCTCTATGCGGCACGAATAACTGTTTGATCTAGAACGTCGCTCTAAAAATTACCTGTATAAAAGTGTTAGATTTAGCCTCACTCGTGGCctcactccccaccaggggaatggggacgcaGCAGACAagtcgctccacccgctcaccacTACAACCGCCAGGCGCGGCACAAGAGGCCGCATTGGCGCCttgtcttgacttgacgaccgctccGCACCGACCGCCTGTACACAAgcggctcgggccgaaccaagacgctcgCTGCAGCGACCGAAGTCCCAGGCCGGATGGcctgggaccacgggcctttgaccAACGCATCCAACGAGCGCCACTCCCGCCGCGCTCCAACGGgggccgaggcaaaggcaaggccaagcgccaggatcaggacgaaggcccctccacgcagagggggaaaaagaacagaaaatatTACCGCCGATCGGCCAACTCCACGTCGGTTGCCACAGCTGATCAcacaggcaagcagccccagcaggaccttccgggccacttccacgagctcatggagagcccgtgcaccaaccacgcataccccgtcaaacacctctacaagaactacgagctcctcaagcgccttctacgagAAGTcggcgggccaaaggaagaaaaaggagcagaaacagcggccaagaaagggggcgtagcggacaaggatccggacgactgaaggttgaagtgatccgaccggacgtccatcgactgaaggacgacaacgacgacatTCTCACAAAACGCTTAGaaacagctatgttgtttttcctcccctaaaattcagtcttaccattgtttacttagcgtttgctcctataagagcaccccgacccgaacacttttcgacCCGAGTTGCTccggggctccacgagggtgcactactacctctcttttttgtttactatcatatggtgaaactccttcctacccaaacaaaagggtagttcgttcctttaatttgtcctacgtagctttgctttaaaacattccgaccgatcgcaccccgccttttcctatggttatgagcagctaagcctcacgggccacgccccgggctcccaaggttgcagcctacgggatgAACGGGcaagtacgagaaagaaagaataaaaaacaaaattatgctaagggaaaactaaggaacgaaagggataAGCTTCACCGAacagagtgactccatcacaaataACGAAACCGACTGTAGTCATTAAGTACACGTGAACGTTTACATGGGGGCTCACGAACTTAAAACcttttacatctactaaactacttatactttacaagctattggggcggCTCGGCGGCATCTGCTGTCAGTGCGACCGACGAAGGctcgggctgctcactccccggcggGACGACATTCAGCTCGGTCGAAGCTGGGGCGATGTCCACCTCTGACCCAGGCTCCGTGCCATCCGTAGGCTGGGCAACATCCTCCCGACGCACGCTTCTGGCTATGTCTTCAcggcggacgtccatcacccactgtgcagagacttgctctgccaccaaccttgcgtgcggcagcaagctctccccgagcgtttggatgtcctccgtgctcaagccatcAGCGTACCCGCcgcagatagtggcgaagtctaggttcgggtggtacgtcgccaccggggtcaacacccccgacgctTCGTAGAACAACCCTCTTGTGATAAGGTCCCGGACCGCATCCgagacctccgccagctagaccgcgggcgcgctagtacttggcactgacccgaagacctctgagacgacgagctgggcaacattacggatctggtcaagttccacctcgagagcacgtcgctattcacaggacttggccagctcctctgcattccAGCTAAAAGTCGCCTTGATCGTCTCCAGGACCCGCTCCAACGACTTCACCTTTCCGCCCAGCTCTGAagaaagaagggcgacaagcttagaaacaggctgaaggaagaaaccgacacgacaaaaaatagaaaaggtacgtaccgacgtggaagttctcaagggtggagaattccttcGCCTGCCGAGCCACCTGCTCATGCAGCTGGGCgctcgcctcctccgtccccatcacccggccctgAAGCGCGCGCACTTCCTGGTCTGCCTCTGACCGGGCTTTTCGCTCCGACTCCAGGGCCTTTCGCGCCAACTCCAGGGCGTTCCGCTCCGACACCAAGGCGCTCTGCTCCAACTCAAGGGCCTCCAAGGATTCTTGGAGCGCCGCCTCAGTGTCCGCTAGGGATTTCTGCAACCCTGCCTTAGTCTCCGCCTGGTAGGCCTTCACCGCCTCCAGACCCCGCTCGACGGTGGTCGCCCGCTCCGCTGCACACTGCTCCTCCGCCTGCACCGCGATCACCTCGGCCTCTCGGTTCTGGGACTCGCGGTGGATGGACTCTAGCtaacgctcaagctcagccacccgGCCATGCTCCATCCGAAGGAAGCGGGACTTGCGGGATGACATCTCCTTCAGACCCTACGAAAAGCAAGCAGGCTGAGGCAGCCAATAAGAAagtcagaggtcaaggacaaatatgggaaactcacctccgcggcgAGCTGCAGGTCGACCTAGACTAACTGCTGGGTAGACTTAACCTACTCCTTGGCATCCTCGAGCTTCGCAGATAGGTTGGCAAGTTCGAACACCGTGGCAAGTCctttccccccaaggatgtcctagagctggcACTCCTGGGAATCTCGAAGGACGAACCACACCTTTGCTGGGTCCTCGgggcagggccactccaggtcGCCCTCTGGCATCCCGCCGGAGGGCCTAGCCTCCGACTGACCCACCGccagctccaccatgtcatccgCCTCGTCGTCggacgggatctccaccacctcggttgcgtAGGCCACCGCTGGGCGTTCCGACTCCGTCCCAGCCGCGTCTCCCACCGACGCCTTCAGCTCCGACCAcgagggtgagccatgcagccctccacccggtgaggcagggagctcggtctccctctcctcttccgccgcagctggtggaggaggggtcGTGAGAGTTACCTCCGATGCAACCTCCGCCGTCAGCACCGAGATCGCCGCCAACGCCGACGCAGCCGCTGCCACCGTACTAGCAATCGACCCGGGGAGCACCACCCCCGGAAGGAAAGGGCTCGCCGCCGCCACCCTATTCCCCCCACCGGTCACTGCAACATGCTGTAgggtggtgaaaggtcctaatggctagaggggggtgaatagcctaataaaaatttctacaacaacacttaacaaaatggttagacaattataaggcgaagcaagtgttgcgctagcctactcaaaatgcaagccacctactacaattctagtttatatagtataAGACGAACTTatcttgaacttatcagccgtctTATCAATTAGattctacagtatttttctctcacaacaaatcagtttcAGCCGGTTTATCaatcggctttaataccagccgaacaggcccacgTCTATCTTTGCAAGAGTGCACCATAAAAGCTCACACAAAAGGTATAAAATTATATACTCCACTTAGGACACTCAGGAGTGGCATAACGTCAGAATCACCCGAAAAAAACGTGACGGAGGTTAATCTAGACTTCCTAGCAGTTATAATTATGAGTACTCCACCGAGAGAAGAAATTGCATCGTTGTCACACTGCCTTTAATTTTGCACTTGAAAGATACTCAGCAATGGCCTGTCTATTCGGTGGCTCGGTGCACCTGGACAGTAACAGTCTCGTCACGTACACTGTGGTGGCACACTGGCACGCGCACTCTGGACGGCCGCTTGGCACTGCCGGCCGCGCCGCTCGTGTAAATGTGATGGCTCGTTGAGTGTGGACACAAAGAAGAATCCCATGTTTGCTGTCTCTGCCTCTCTGGATGAGGTTGTCATGAACAGGCGAGTGGTGGAACCGGAACATTGGTTGACGTCGAGAGCGACGTCATCTTGGCCTGTCAGCTTCCCACCCAGTCCAACGCGTTCACAGTTAACGGCAAAACCGGCCTGCTGTACAAGTGCGCAAGTACGTGTGCATCGCGTCATCCATCACTGTGAAATTGTAAATTGCTGTAGTACATTTCTTTCTCTGGTTGCTATCTAAAAATAAGCTCTTAACTAGACACTTCAAAAGAAAGGTAGACGACCTCTCTTGCTTGTTCTATTCTGAGACCGAGTCCGCTAACCATTTTTTATTTGATTGCGCAGTACCAAACCAGCTCTGAGAGACTATTTTAGAATTTTTCAATAGGCCTTGCGGAGCTAAATTCTTAGCTGTTGGACAGATGTGGCTATGCGATAAAAAGTTGTAGTTGTTAATATGTTTTCCAAAATTAAGGGACTGTTCCTGTTTTCAGGAAGATCCTTAGAAGGATTTGAGAGcctatttggaacaaaggaatACAAAACAGAGGAACGAGAGAAAACGGAGGAAAAAGAAAGGAATAAAGTGGTAAAACAAATGAATAGAAAAACACAGGAAAATATGACAAGAGGTGTTTGGAACGTAggaatgaaaaacacatgaacgaGAATAAATTAGAACTAATTTGGTAGTTGTATGTGGGCTCTCTTGAATCAGTATGCCACTCAAACCAATCAGAATCGAACGTTGCAGGCTACTGCCTCGGACTTCCGCGACGGAGAGGAAACCTGAGGTGTGAGTAGATTTTTGTTTTCCCATGAAATGAGCATCTGGGTACAGGATTCTAGAGGAAAGGGTTGGGtgattcctttgttccaaacatcAAATTTCCTGCCATTCCGTAGCAATGTGAATTCCTACAACTTTCCTTTGATTTTCCCGTGATCCAAACGCCCCCTGAAGTCCTTGCTTCTGAAAATCGCGGTCATGGTCCAGCGCTAGTTGATACTCTGCCTACCGGACCACCGTATGAACTTAACTCTAAACTTGCTGAACCGAGAAGAATTGCAACAAATTCTAGCAAGACTAACATGCTGACCCAAGAAAACATAGGGAGAGGCTTCTTATTTCTGAATGCTACAAACTAGGAAGCTAACTACCCACCGGTTGAAGCACAATGTTGAAACTAGCGGTTTTAAACTACATGGAAGTGACCAAGGCCTCCGCCTGTCGGACGGTcggcctcgggcggaggctcgggatggAAATGACAAGGGGCAGAGTGCCGAGTAAGGGAATGACTCAGAaagctatggtttcattaattcgTCCACCAACCGCCCTCCACGGTTACAAGTGTCCcatatttataggactcaactactacataacagaatttattacaatgcccctcaactgctacagtacattcctggaatattccgccgctagcctcttgttcgcgGAGCAATCTTGCCATACCGTCTTCAAGTGATGGGCTTCCATGAGCAGCCGGCCCACTGTAgctcggtcttcggcccaaaggcctgggtccccAGCGCCGGCCTTCGTCTCCAGGGGCGCGCCGCTGCcccggcgggtctccgccggacggTCGGAGGCATTACCCGCGGGTCTctgcccggccgcgcgggggccatggttctcgccgctggcctccgccttcaggggcgcgccgtcCCCTTGGAAAACctccgccggtccgggcggaggcgTCATCCgtgggtctccgcccggccgcgcagggGTCATGCCGACGCGTTTGCGCGGACTACGAGCGCCtgcgcacacttaggcaagatcgttTGTTTGATTGGTTTAGAGATAAGGCGGCCTCCGCTCGTGATACCGGAGGCGCCCGCCTGAGCGGAGTCCGCGATGAGAAGGAGATTCAGCACCCTTTGAGCATAGCCGGGAAAGTTTCTTTGGTCAGCGCCGGGTCTCcaccctaagacggtcgaagacacCTCGACGACACCCCATTGTcgggggccttcgccacccgccaaagccatgttacaacagttccccccttttgaggccATGGTTCGCCGGAGcatgccgtgagctcaaaacgccttggctgaaggcgtccgcgggggcggaggccgcctttGGTGTCTTTgagcgaggccccgctacttcccccctggcccACTCTGGCGTAGCCGTTGGTCTCGTTGAGAGTAGCCGTTGGGCGGCAAATCTAGCCGTTGCCCTATGTTGCGACCGTTTCTGCCGTGTCAGTGTCCGTTGCATTCCCCGCGATTTtttcggaggtgaccgttgtgcagCGGGCGGATCtttcggaggtgaccgttgtgcagCGGGAGTCGGACCGCCtgcccgctgcctatataagggtgcttTTGGCGGCGGGGTCCCCCCCACACGCCGCTCATTCGCTTTCATTGCATTCGAGAAATCGCTCCCTGCCCTCTTCGCTTTCGCCTCTTGCTGCCCTCGCGCGTTCCGTCTTTCTGTTCGCGTTTTGCTTTTAGGTTGCTGTCGCGGTGGCTTTTCTTTCCGCCTCCGCCCAAACTCGCTGGCCTGCCTTCTccggaccctatcgccaccttctcggtGTTAGGGCCATCGGCTGGGGtgcgcgctttgaggagtgcatgcttgcctctgcctccgcgttggagttggaaaagctaggtggaggaggatttggggagtgtctctgctTCTATTGGAGACCTGATCGCCGCAGACTCCGaagacatggcgataaagtcttgggacttcggcccagtcctctattactgaggatgcaatcgcggagatgttgaaggagtcatgttttccttcttctagggtaaaaatccctctgcCGGGTCAGACTGTTCCAGAGCCGGAGGAAGGATATGCGGTggtctttcgggacttcttcacctgcggcctccgctttccttacattcccttccttcgccgggtgttggagaccttcaatgtctagctccatcatctgacccccactgctttcctgacacttagcaaattctgctgggcgtgcgtctcttacggtgccgagccggatgtggacaccttttgcacgtactatgagctgcagaagcagccgaagaagaagaaggaggtgcaggatggcaaggaggtggaggtgacctactagtatggtagttgcaccttcatgtctaagaggaaccaaggcgtggaccgcctggagatctctttTTGCCAGAAGAGCAAGTGGGACCGCAGCTGGCTGgagcagtggttctacgtgaagacctatgGGGTCCGCAGCACAACTGAGGATGGCGAGGAGCTCTcagagtatccattgacttcttGGATGGATGATATGGCGCCACACATGCGTGTGGATCCAccggaggaggtgtctccgacGCAGGAGGCCTGTGATCAGGCCTTTgcggcagcgtgccgctactctggtggccgcgatctggtggaggagatcatggcttccaactactggcccttgggcaaaaacaacccagcttttcagctggaacaggtcAAGGTTCCCGTTTTCGGGCCGAAGGccgggattccgttcccccgcttcggtcgatctttgggggagggggtgacggaggacggTTTCGTCTCCGAAGTTGAGGAGGCCGCcatagggttggttggcaagatttctgagcgtgagtacacgtctcggatgggtgtggcaggcaccatgccgcggctcaatcgagtttttgaggaggttgGGATTatctaccgggagcgcgaggttcctgctgaggtcctggcctcgattgagaagaagaagaagaaggaggcctACACAAAGAATGTTATGGCGGAGGCCAAGTCTAAAAAGAGGAAGGGCACCATCGGCTCTCGGGCGCCTAtgaaaaagaggaagaaaagcggAGCCCCGTTGATCGCGCCGACCTTGTCTTCTGCTGGCAGTGCGGGCGCTGCCTCCACCGACAGCGAAGACATCGAGAGCTCCTCCGCCCCGTCAGCGGACGCTCGAGTTGCGAGCGGAGGGGATCGCGGCGCTCCCGTAGCTTTGGTGTGCCCGACGGGCGAAGCCATGAGCGGTGCCGGGCGGCCAAAGACCGGCGTTGCCCCGGCgcgctcctcgcatggtgctacGAGCATCAGCGAACAGCCAGAAGGTAGCGCCGTTGAGCCTATGCCCGATGTTCTTGGCGGGCTGTGCTCAAGCTCTAAAGAGGACACGGAGGCCATCCCGCGGCATGCTCCTTCATCCCCTGCCACTGTCGTGCCTTCGCCCGTGCCTGCGGCCGACGTCGGGCGGCTAGAGGCCGCTCTTGCCGAGGAGGCCCCGGCGGCTCGGCCTTCTTTGAGTCCTCCGCCTGCCGGGCCGCTGGCTGAGGAAGTCCGGCTCCTTGGACCTTCACCACATGATACGGCGAAGACTTCTGCTCAGAGGGCGCAGCAAGCTGCCCtgcctgggctttttatgagtaagtctgTTTGGTGCACATCTTTGTGTTTATTGTCTTCGCCCATCTGATTCCTTTGCGTATTGAGCTAAGTGCCAATACTGTGCGTCTGCTGCTTtacaggtgatgtcatggctggacttctcaccccggaggagcgagTGGCCGCTGTGGGCGCTAGGTTCGGTCCGGGGCAACCGGGGCTGACGGCGCTAGGTCCGAGTAAGTAGAAAatgtttttattttggtcatcatcTGACCTGTTTTTGATCTGTCCTCTGACCTAAGCTATTGTTGTTGCTGTTTTTTTGcgtaggctcctccgacacttctatcttaggttgggaggagtgttatcttgccgTTCTTGGAGACATCGGAGGTGGTCTTTGGTTGTTGGTGCGTTTATCGTGAGATTTGCTTCTCACCTTATCGTcatgtgtttgtttgttcttgttTGGACAGATCGCTttaaacagcgtctgagggatatggatttcttccagcttctccatgttcacctggaacaccagagcctggtgcATCTCCGATGGTTTTGCCCCTTTCCTTCTTTTACTATTTTTCGTGTATGTTCGCTTGTAGACTTGTTCTTGATTCCGCCGCTGATCGCTTTGGTTTTTTTTTCTGGccgcaggggtatcacacgggtgttgttatggaagagcgctgtaCCCGTGAGGTCTGCGACCGTGACGTCGCGATCGAAGCGCTCAAGGCGGAAGTCGAGCACCTGGAAGGTGAAAGAGGGGGTCTGTCGAACTCTGTTGCGGCTCTCCGCCTGTCTCTTAcggagaaggagcgagaaaaggatGGCTTAAGGGCCGATGCCGCCaaggcccgggaggcggaggttttGTCCGCTGAGCAGGTCCATAGGGCGAATGAGCTGACTGAGGGCCTCCGGCGAGAGCTTGCCTCCGAGAAGGAATCCGCAGCAGCGGTGAGGGAGCAGCTTTCTCTGATgacgaggcgtttggactcggtcaagggggtcctcGCTGCAACCGTTGGTCATTACCGGGCCACCATCGCCGAGGTTGGAGGCGAAACCTCTGCTCCTCTAGAGGAAGACAACatgtacgccctcgcctcctggctaaaaTGTCATCTCGCGAAGCTCCCCGGTCTAATCAATGGTTGTACGGACTATGGGGCGCTAGCGGGAGTGACGAACtatgccaaacttttggcacGCGACGGGTGTACGCACACCGAAAGTATTCCAGGAGGGGGCGCTGCCTGGtccggaggagctcggtgagacctctcttggtttgcgaaaaaccttgagaaatttcatcgggcacttttgggctccatttgggagatcagcagcccggaaactggcggaggacaAGAGGGCTGAAGGTATTTATAGTTTTTGTAGTCGGCCCTTTTTTTTTACGCTGCGGAGGCTTCCGTTGCTTTTGCCCCCTGACATTCTAGCCTATGTTGCAGGATGCGCAGAAgggtcttgcgggcaggcctccgtcgGTTCCACGCTCAGGCGACTGCGGTTGGGGCCTTCGCCGCTGGTGGCGTTCTGGGGGGATCTACGATCAGTGGAGGCGGTGGTCGGGGGCCGTGCCCGCCTGCAGTTG includes:
- the LOC136461070 gene encoding uncharacterized protein → MTPPPGPAEVFQGDGAPLKAEASGENHGPRAAGQRPAGNASDRPAETRRGSGAPLETKAGAGDPGLWAEDRATVGRLLMEAHHLKTHVAVTGGGNRVAAASPFLPGVVLPGSIASTVAAAASALAAISVLTAEVASEVTLTTPPPPAAAEEERETELPASPGGGLHGSPSWSELKASVGDAAGTESERPAVAYATEVVEIPSDDEADDMVELAVGQSEARPSGGMPEGDLEWPCPEDPAKLESIHRESQNREAEVIAVQAEEQCAAERATTVERGLEAVKAYQAETKAGLQKSLADTEAALQESLEALELEQSALVSERNALELARKALESERKARSEADQEVRALQGRVMGTEEASAQLHEQVARQAKEFSTLENFHVELGGKVKSLERVLETIKATFSWNAEELAKSCE